One Candidatus Bathyarchaeota archaeon genomic window, TTTTCCATCAATTCACAAACATGCTCATACATTTCTCTTTGTGCATTTCTGAAAATTTGGGAATTCACTTCATCACGAAGTTTATCATTGAACCTAACCCACATATATCTGCCACTTTTTTTCCCTATTTTCTTTGCTTCTATAGCCATTTCTTTAAGTATAGCGGCACCTGCATCATCTTCCCTAAGGTTATTAAAGAGAATTGTCCAGAACCTTGATGCATAGTTGAACTTTCTGGCACCTTGTTTCACAGCTTCATTAAAACCCTCATTGGTTTGTCCTGTGCCTCCATGCAAAGCTATTGGAACATCTTTTATACCTTTACATCTAAGGCCTTCTCTGATTTCACCTATTCTACTATAGAATATAGATGGTTCTCCCTCGATTTCTCCATGTGCTGACCCTATGAATGGTGCAAGAGCTTCTGGATTCGTACCATCAACCAATAACACCGCATCTTCCACCTTTGTGATCTCAGCCATTATTTGTACTCGTGTCTGCGCGGCTCGTGCCTTTGCGCTACCGATTTCTCCTTCTTCAACTTCAAAGCTGATACCCAAGGGATGTAAATCTTCTATTATTGGCATGCATTTCTCAATGTTCATACGAACTGCTTCAGTTCTGTCTGAAGTAGGTTGTTTAGAGAAATCAAGTTCTACCGAAGTATATCCAGCCTCCACCGCTGCGTATGCGAGCTTAGGATCTTTTTGTAGATGGTCTATGTGCATGCAAAAAGGTGGAATTCTTTTGTATTGTTTTACTCTTTTTTCCACTTCATCCACTACTAAGTCCATGAACCTTGTTAGTTTGTCTTTATAATCACTTCCTGAAAAGGCATATCCTACCTGAGATTCTGCAGACTCGATTATCAATGGTGAATTGCACTCAAATGCAGCATCTAGAACTGCGTAAAGCATCTCCTGGACAACAGCATTTGCTGCAAGAACACCAAAATTGTACTTATCTGCCGGTTCCAGCATCTCCTT contains:
- a CDS encoding class II fructose-bisphosphate aldolase, coding for MPVKPKDIVPLSFEVNPHIRKLDTCLGSTRFLNLKEMLEPADKYNFGVLAANAVVQEMLYAVLDAAFECNSPLIIESAESQVGYAFSGSDYKDKLTRFMDLVVDEVEKRVKQYKRIPPFCMHIDHLQKDPKLAYAAVEAGYTSVELDFSKQPTSDRTEAVRMNIEKCMPIIEDLHPLGISFEVEEGEIGSAKARAAQTRVQIMAEITKVEDAVLLVDGTNPEALAPFIGSAHGEIEGEPSIFYSRIGEIREGLRCKGIKDVPIALHGGTGQTNEGFNEAVKQGARKFNYASRFWTILFNNLREDDAGAAILKEMAIEAKKIGKKSGRYMWVRFNDKLRDEVNSQIFRNAQREMYEHVCELMEKAFWSKGMAQHYKPKFI